The following coding sequences are from one Ornithodoros turicata isolate Travis unplaced genomic scaffold, ASM3712646v1 Chromosome231, whole genome shotgun sequence window:
- the LOC135373351 gene encoding uncharacterized protein LOC135373351 isoform X2, with translation MIKHLPVGDFEWVEDFSSVDFMRHPTDSDVGYVYVCDLEYPKSIHTLTRYFPLAPEKAVVPKEWLSPFQRGLLEELMYQPANSKKLLLTCKDKVEYVVHYALLALYCRLGMRVTKIHRILKFCQAPFLRPYIEDNVARRVASGTTFEKNFYKLSSNAVFGRTLLNKFNMRGIRVAFDEETASRLGSRAECVRMEILSPDCVMYEMRKRKVRCDFPLQIGFTILELSKLTMYSFYYETLLSKLTCPVITCYFDTDSLILGLFCKYYEDQLRAIADDHLDLSSFDRDHPLYSEKNRGRLGAFKSETGSVPIEEVICLKAKMYSIKLAGEKQIARAKGVKKNIVRKHLLHETYYDTLFNHTSVSNEQVSIVGKKQCMYTIRNVKRSLMAYDDKRYLCNDIESYPYGSCEYDVQDEN, from the exons atgataaagcacctccctgtcggtgatttcgaatgggtcgaggattttagctccgtggattttatgcgtcaccccacggattcagATGTGGGGTACGTGTACGTatgcgacttggagtatccaaaatctatccacactctaacgaggtacttccccctggctcccgagaaggcagtagtcccaaaggaatggctctcgccattccagcgagggcttcttgaagaattaatgtatcagcctgctaacagcaaaaagctgttgcttacgtgcaaggacaaagtcgagtacgttgttcattacgcgctgctcgcactctattgtagattaggcatgagggtgacaaaaattcacagaattctaaaattttgccaggcgccattcctgcgtccctacatcgaggacaatgttgccagacgtgttgcctcgggcacgacattcgaaaaaaacttctacaaactctcaagtaatgcagtctttgggagaacacttttaaataaatttaacatgcgtggtattcgagtagccttcgatgaggagacggcgagtcgcctcgggagtcgggcagaatgcgtgaggatggaaattttgtccccggattgtgtcatgtacgaaatgcgcaaaagaaaagtgcgatgcgatttcccgctccagattgggtttacgattttagaactcagtaaattaaccatgtactcattctactatgaaaccttgctgagcaagctcacttgtccggtgattacctgttactttgacacggattctctgatccttggcctattctgcaagtactacgaagatcagttacgagcgatcgccgacgaccacttagatttgtcttcctttgatcgggatcatccactgtacagtgaaaagaatcgtggaagacttggggcattcaaaagcgaaactggtagtgtacctatcgaagaagtaatatgcttgaaagctaaaatgtactctatcaaactagctggagaaaagcaaattgcaagagctaaaggggtaaagaaaaatattgtacgcaagcacctcctccatgagacatactacgataccttgttcaatcacacgagcgtatcgaatgagcaagtgtcaatagttggaaagaaacagtgcatgtacaccatcagaaatgtcaaaagaagtctgatggcatatgacgacaagcgatacctctgcaatgacatcgaatcctacccttacggaagctgtgaatatg atgtgcaggatgagaactga
- the LOC135373351 gene encoding uncharacterized protein LOC135373351 isoform X1: MIKHLPVGDFEWVEDFSSVDFMRHPTDSDVGYVYVCDLEYPKSIHTLTRYFPLAPEKAVVPKEWLSPFQRGLLEELMYQPANSKKLLLTCKDKVEYVVHYALLALYCRLGMRVTKIHRILKFCQAPFLRPYIEDNVARRVASGTTFEKNFYKLSSNAVFGRTLLNKFNMRGIRVAFDEETASRLGSRAECVRMEILSPDCVMYEMRKRKVRCDFPLQIGFTILELSKLTMYSFYYETLLSKLTCPVITCYFDTDSLILGLFCKYYEDQLRAIADDHLDLSSFDRDHPLYSEKNRGRLGAFKSETGSVPIEEVICLKAKMYSIKLAGEKQIARAKGVKKNIVRKHLLHETYYDTLFNHTSVSNEQVSIVGKKQCMYTIRNVKRSLMAYDDKRYLCNDIESYPYGSCEYEDVQDEN; this comes from the exons atgataaagcacctccctgtcggtgatttcgaatgggtcgaggattttagctccgtggattttatgcgtcaccccacggattcagATGTGGGGTACGTGTACGTatgcgacttggagtatccaaaatctatccacactctaacgaggtacttccccctggctcccgagaaggcagtagtcccaaaggaatggctctcgccattccagcgagggcttcttgaagaattaatgtatcagcctgctaacagcaaaaagctgttgcttacgtgcaaggacaaagtcgagtacgttgttcattacgcgctgctcgcactctattgtagattaggcatgagggtgacaaaaattcacagaattctaaaattttgccaggcgccattcctgcgtccctacatcgaggacaatgttgccagacgtgttgcctcgggcacgacattcgaaaaaaacttctacaaactctcaagtaatgcagtctttgggagaacacttttaaataaatttaacatgcgtggtattcgagtagccttcgatgaggagacggcgagtcgcctcgggagtcgggcagaatgcgtgaggatggaaattttgtccccggattgtgtcatgtacgaaatgcgcaaaagaaaagtgcgatgcgatttcccgctccagattgggtttacgattttagaactcagtaaattaaccatgtactcattctactatgaaaccttgctgagcaagctcacttgtccggtgattacctgttactttgacacggattctctgatccttggcctattctgcaagtactacgaagatcagttacgagcgatcgccgacgaccacttagatttgtcttcctttgatcgggatcatccactgtacagtgaaaagaatcgtggaagacttggggcattcaaaagcgaaactggtagtgtacctatcgaagaagtaatatgcttgaaagctaaaatgtactctatcaaactagctggagaaaagcaaattgcaagagctaaaggggtaaagaaaaatattgtacgcaagcacctcctccatgagacatactacgataccttgttcaatcacacgagcgtatcgaatgagcaagtgtcaatagttggaaagaaacagtgcatgtacaccatcagaaatgtcaaaagaagtctgatggcatatgacgacaagcgatacctctgcaatgacatcgaatcctacccttacggaagctgtgaatatg aagatgtgcaggatgagaactga